A genomic segment from Leopardus geoffroyi isolate Oge1 chromosome A2, O.geoffroyi_Oge1_pat1.0, whole genome shotgun sequence encodes:
- the LOC123605572 gene encoding C-C chemokine receptor type 3-like, with the protein MDTSGSFNSSLPGTMEALMAGTETVTADASVRTTLFDYEFSLPCEKINVKELGSRLLPPLYSLVFVVGLLGNAMVVVILTKYRRLRIMTNIFLLNLAISDLLFLFTLLFWIHYSRWNEWVFGHFMCKLLSGLYYMGLYSEIFFIILLTIDRYLAIVHAVFALRTRTVTFGIIMSVLTWGLAGIAALPEFIFHQSQNDAEQYICLPLYPGGQEDNWKRFHALSMNILSLALPLLIMAVCYAGIIRTLLRCPNKTKYKAIRLIFVIMVVFFMFWAPYNLVLLLSAFQTIFFEVSCEQSKWLDVAMQVTEVIAYTHCCVNPVIYAFVGERFREHLSHFFRRHVATNLGKYIPFLPSEKSDRASSGSPSTGEQELSFVF; encoded by the exons ATGGATACCTCTGGCTCCTTCAACTCATCTTTACCAG GGACAATGGAGGCTTTGATGGCCGGAACTGAGACGGTGACAGCGGATGCGTCTGTCAGGACCACACTGTTCGACTATGAGTTCTCGCTGCCATGTGAGAAAATCAATGTCAAGGAGCTGGGGTCCCGCCTCTTGCCCCCACTGTATTCCCTGGTGTTCGTGGTTGGTCTGCTGGGCAACGCGATGGTGGTGGTGATCCTCACAAAATACAGGAGGCTCCGGATCATGACCAACATCTTCCTGCTCAATTTGGCCATTTCTGACTTGCTCTTCCTGTTCACTCTGCTGTTCTGGATTCACTACAGCAGGTGGAACGAGTGGGTGTTCGGCCACTTCATGTGTAAGCTCCTCTCCGGGCTTTATTACATGGGCTTGTACAGCGAGATTTTCTTCATCATCCTGCTGACCATAGACCGGTACCTGGCCATCGTCCACGCCGTGTTCGCCCTGCGGACCCGGACCGTCACTTTCGGTATCATCATGAGCGTCCTCACCTGGGGCCTGGCAGGGATAGCAGCCCTCCCTGAATTTATCTTCCATCAGTCCCAAAATGATGCTGAACAGTACATCTGTTTGCCTCTTTATCCAGGAGGCCAAGAGGATAACTGGAAGCGTTTCCATGCTCTGAGCATGAACATCCTCAGTCTGGCCCTGCCTCTGCTCATCATGGCCGTCTGCTACGCGGGAATTATTAGGACACTGCTGAGATGCCCCAATAAAACCAAGTACAAGGCCATCCGGCTCATTTTTGTCATCATGGTGGTCTTTTTCATGTTCTGGGCCCCCTACAACCTggtcctccttctctctgctttccaaACGATCTTCTTTGAGGTCAGTTGTGAGCAGAGCAAATGGCTCGATGTGGCCATGCAGGTGACAGAGGTGATCGCCTACACGCACTGCTGCGTTAACCCCGTCATCTACGCCTTCGTCGGCGAGAGGTTCCGGGAGCACCTCAGCCACTTCTTCCGCAGGCACGTGGCCACCAACCTGGGCAAATACATCCCGTTCCTTCCCAGCGAGAAATCAGACCGAGCCAGCTCTGGCTCCCCATCAACGGGGGAACAGGAGCTCTCGTTTGTCTTTTAG